A stretch of the Argentina anserina chromosome 6, drPotAnse1.1, whole genome shotgun sequence genome encodes the following:
- the LOC126800137 gene encoding cytochrome P450 77A4 has product MGMDLIDVFILVLGAVFLRLWWRYCSVKGKGKKNLPPGPPGWPVVGNLIQVILEGRPFIFVVRDLRKKYGPIFSMQMGQRTLVIITSSDLIHEGLVQRSAEFASRPSDSPIRLIFSVGKCAINSAHYGPLWRTLRRNFVTELINPTRIRQCSWIRNWALDYHMKRLMSEATENGCVEVMSNCRLTICSVLICLCFGAKISEERIKVIESILKDVMMATTPKLPDFLPLLTPLFRRQVKEAKKLRTKQLECLVPLIRNRKAFLDGGGVVNDEMVSPSGAAYIDSLFGLEVPGKGKLGEEELVTLVSEVINAGTDTSATAAEWALLHLVMNQEIQEKLYKEIVDSVGKDGVVTESDVEKMTYLSAVVKETFRRHPPSHFLLSHAAVKETELGGYTIPADASVEFYTAWVTEDPEMWKDPEEFRPERFIDGDGVDVDITGTKGVKMVPFGAGRRICPAWTLGTLHINLLLARMVQAFKWLPVPGSPPDPTETFAFTVIMKNPLKAVIVPRALFN; this is encoded by the coding sequence ATGGGGATGGACTTAATAGACGTGTTCATCCTCGTTTTGGGGGCCGTGTTTCTCCGGCTATGGTGGCGCTACTGCTCCGTCAagggaaaaggaaagaagaaccTTCCGCCAGGACCACCAGGCTGGCCGGTGGTGGGAAACCTGATTCAAGTCATCCTCGAGGGTCGACCCTTCATCTTTGTGGTACGCGATTTACGTAAAAAGTATGGACCAATCTTCAGCATGCAAATGGGACAGCGAACACTTGTTATCATCACCAGCTCCGACCTCATCCACGAAGGCCTCGTCCAGCGGAGTGCCGAGTTCGCCAGCCGCCCCTCCGACTCTCCCATCCGTCTCATCTTCAGCGTCGGTAAATGTGCTATCAACTCCGCTCACTACGGCCCTCTCTGGCGCACCCTCCGCCGGAACTTCGTGACGGAGCTCATCAACCCTACCAGGATCCGCCAGTGTAGCTGGATTCGTAACTGGGCGCTCGACTATCATATGAAGCGCCTCATGTCTGAGGCCACGGAGAACGGCTGTGTGGAGGTGATGAGCAACTGTAGGCTCACCATCTGCAGCGTTCTCATCTGCCTCTGCTTCGGAGCGAAGATCTCCGAGGAGAGAATCAAGGTCATTGAGAGTATACTCAAGGATGTCATGATGGCAACCACACCGAAGCTTCCCGACTTCTTGCCACTGCTGACTCCGTTGTTCCGGCGGCAGGTGAAGGAGGCCAAAAAGCTAAGGACGAAACAGTTGGAGTGTCTGGTTCCGCTGATAAGAAACCGGAAAGCTTTCCTTGACGGCGGCGGTGTTGTGAACGATGAGATGGTGAGTCCGAGTGGTGCAGCGTACATTGACTCGCTGTTTGGGCTTGAAGTCCCCGGAAAAGGTAAGCTGGGTGAGGAAGAGCTCGTCACTCTTGTGTCTGAAGTGATCAACGCCGGGACTGACACAAGTGCTACTGCGGCTGAGTGGGCGTTGCTCCATTTGGTGATGAACCAGGAGATTCAGGAGAAGCTATATAAGGAGATTGTTGACAGTGTTGGGAAAGATGGGGTGGTCACCGAGAGTGACGTGGAGAAAATGACCTATCTCTCTGCTGTGGTTAAAGAGACTTTCCGGCGACACCCTCCGAGTCACTTTCTCCTCTCTCATGCGGCGGTGAAGGAGACGGAGCTCGGTGGCTACACTATTCCAGCTGATGCAAGCGTGGAGTTTTACACTGCATGGGTGACGGAGGATCCGGAAATGTGGAAGGATCCGGAAGAGTTCAGACCCGAAAGGTTCATCGATGGAGATGGAGTTGACGTGGACATAACTGGTACAAAAGGAGTGAAGATGGTGCCCTTTGGAGCGGGGCGGCGGATTTGTCCGGCATGGACGTTGGGGACTTTGCACATAAACTTGCTGCTGGCGAGAATGGTGCAAGCCTTCAAGTGGTTGCCGGTTCCGGGTTCCCCACCCGACCCAACTGAGACCTTCGCTTTCACCGTGATCATGAAGAACCCTCTCAAGGCTGTGATTGTGCCTAGGGCACTGTTCAACTAA
- the LOC126798718 gene encoding probable CCR4-associated factor 1 homolog 6 — protein sequence MPLLRKSDSILIREVWNDNLEEEFELIRKIVDDYPYVAMDTEFPGIVLRPVGNFKNSYDYHYQTLKDNVDLLKLIQLGLTFSDEEGNLPTCGTDQRCIWQFNFREFDLNEDVFANDSIELLRQSGIDFKKNIEKGIDAKLFGELLMSSGIVLNDNVHWVTFHSGYDFGYLLKVLTCQNLPDTQVGFFNLISTYFPTIYDIKHLMKFCNSLHGGLNKLAELLEVERIGICHQAGSDSLLTSCAFRKLKESFFSGSLEKYAGVLYGLGVENGQSTH from the coding sequence ATGCCTCTCTTACGGAAAAGCGACTCGATCCTAATCCGGGAGGTGTGGAACGACAATCTTGAGGAGGAATTTGAATTGATACGTAAGATTGTGGACGACTATCCTTATGTTGCCATGGACACCGAGTTCCCCGGCATAGTTCTTCGTCCTGTAGGCAACTTCAAGAACAGCTATGACTACCATTACCAGACATTGAAGGACAATGTGGATTTGCTCAAGTTGATTCAGCTGGGACTTACGTTTTCGGACGAGGAAGGTAATCTGCCGACCTGTGGGACTGACCAGCGGTGCATTTGGCAGTTTAATTTCCGAGAGTTTGATCTGAATGAGGATGTTTTTGCTAATGATTCGATCGAGCTGTTGCGCCAGAGCGGCATTGATTTCAAGAAGAACATTGAGAAGGGTATTGATGCAAAGCTGTTTGGGGAGCTGTTGATGTCGTCGGGGATTGTGTTGAATGATAACGTGCATTGGGTTACTTTCCACAGCGGGTATGATTTTGGCTACTTGCTTAAGGTTTTGACTTGCCAGAATTTGCCTGATACGCAAGTGGGGTTCTTTAACTTGATCAGTACTTACTTTCCAACGATATATGATATCAAGCATTTGATGAAGTTTTGCAATAGCCTACATGGTGGACTGAACAAGCTCGCCGAGTTGTTGGAAGTGGAGAGGATTGGCATTTGTCACCAGGCAGGATCTGATAGTTTGCTCACATCTTGTGCATTCAGAAAATTGAAAGAGAGTTTCTTTAGTGGTTCTTTGGAGAAGTATGCTGGTGTCTTGTATGGTTTAGGTGTTGAGAATGGACAGAGCACTCATTAA